From the genome of Bos indicus x Bos taurus breed Angus x Brahman F1 hybrid chromosome 19, Bos_hybrid_MaternalHap_v2.0, whole genome shotgun sequence:
ATCCTCGCCATCTCACTCGCCAGGCTCCCTGGGAGCCTCCTCACGGTGTGGGGGAATGCGGAAGGGGGGTCGTAGGGGTAGATCCGGGCGAAGTAAAGCCCTAAGCTTCCTGGTCCAGCCCGTTCAATTCGCAGAGGGGGCTCAGAGACGGCTAGTGATCTGCCCAAGGTCCCACAGGGGCGATTGGACTGCCTTAGCCTGGGGCCGTGTCCATCCCTCGGTTGCAGCCTGGCAAGTTGAGTGAGTACAGTGCCTCTGAGGTTGCCTCCAAATGGGGAAGCGCCAAAAGGAGTTGTGTTGTTTTTTCACTGTtgaactctctctctccctcttgcgTCACAGCCAGGAGCCCACGCTCAGGGCAGAGTTCAGGTCTGCACTCCCCAAGCACTGACCCTTCTTCCCCTGGGGCAGGACTCAAGCCCCACCAAGGCCTGATGAGCCGTCGGCTCTTCCCTGGGACACTCCCCATTCCCTTCACCTGGAGCCTGGAGGTCAGCTGCCGGTCTGTCCCAGGCGCCCTGGTGTTGGGAGTTTTGCATACTTTTGTTTCTCCTGCCAGGCCCTGGAGCTTGTGACAGTGCTGGTGGGCAGCCCCCGCGTGGATGGGCTTGTTTCCCTCCTCACTACCTCTGAGGATGCTGATGAGCCCCGGCGGCTGCAGTTTCCTCTGCCCACAAGCCAGCGGCCACTGGAGCCTGGGACCCCTCACTGGGCCAACTATGTCAAGGGAGTGATTCAGCACTACCCAGGTATGGGGCCCCGGGCTGGGTCAGATTCCTGCCTCAGCCACAAAGCCCATTAGCTCATCTGATCCACTTCGGGGTAGGCGTGCAGAGTAGAGATTCCTCAGTGGGCAGGTGAGGAGACTGATGCCCCCAGAGGTTCCAGAACTAGCCCTGGGTTGCCCATCCCACGATGGAggagccagggttcaaaccccAAAGTGTTGGTCTCCAGAGCCCTGAATTCTGAGAACTGGGAGACTGTCTCAGGACCCTCAGGGTGGGCGGGTTGAGGGCAGCGGACCCCTTGGCCCAGCAGGTTGGTGACCTCTGACAATTGAGACACATTCCCCCAGCAGCAGCTGCCTGGCAGTTGCCTCCCTTTGCACCAGAACACATTCCCTTCTTGTGTTCACCCTCCCTGGTGGCCCGTCTTACCGTCATCCATTCTTTACCCTGCAGCTGCCCCCCTCCCTGGCTTCAGCGCAGTGGTGGTCAGCTCTGTGCCCCTGGGGGGTGGGCTGTCCAGCTCGGCGTCCCTGGAAGTGGCCACATATACTTTCCTACAGCAGCTCTGCCCAGGtacctcccagcccccacccagccctccTTCCCCGAGGTCCTGTGATCAGAGCTTCCCACCCCAACTGTGGCCTTGGCGGGGTAGGTGGTGAATCTCCCTGGAACGTCCCTGGAGCTACTGCTGCTCCCACCCGCGAACCCCTAGTGTCCCCTCCTGGgccccagcctccccacctcGCCCTGTGCCGCAGACTCGGGGACAATAGCTGCCCGGGCCCAGGTGTGTCAGCGGGCCGAGCACAGCTTCGCAGGGGTGCCCTGTGGCATCATGGACCAGCTCATCGCACTGCTGGGGCAGAGAGGCCACGCGCTGCTCATTGACTGCAGGTCAGGGGCTCCCCTTGGACCTCCCACCTCATAGGAGCTCCTGGATGGAGGCTGCGTGGCCAGCAGACGCCCGGCCTTGTCATtgccgccccccccccctccaTCTCCGCCCCAGGTCCCTGGAGACAAGCCTGGTGCCGCTGTCGGACCCCAAGCTGGCCGtgctcatcaccaactccaacGTTCGCCACTCACTGGGCTCCAGCGAGTATCCCCTGCGGCGGCGCCAGTGTGAAGAGGTGGCCCGGGCGCTGGGCAAGGAGAGCCTTCGGGAGGTAcagctggaggagctggagggTGAGTGGAGGGTGAGGGCTGGCTGTGTAAGCTCTGTCCTGGAGACTGCTGGGGCTGCtgagtggggtggggcggggctgggcggAGTGGGGCGGGGCCTCCTGACCTGGCTAATGTAGGAATGCTTGATACCTCAATATCGTTTTTTATAATCTAAGAATTTAATGTGCActgtggaaaatacagaaaaggacaaagaagaaaataacaagcGATAAGATCACTACCCAGAGATAGCCACTAagcttttttttggctgcactgggtctttgctgatgtgggcaggctttctcttgttccggtgagcaggggctgcttccTTGTGAGGtgcgggcttctcttgtggaacacgggctccaggcacacgggcttccgtagttgcagcccatgggctcagtaggCTCAACCCTGTGCAACCAAGCGCACAGGCTTGGTTGTtccctggcatgtggaatcttcctgaaccagggatagaacccgtgtcccctgcatcgccaggcggattcttaaccgctggaccaccagggaagttctactattagcattttaatgtatttccttTAGTGGTTTtctgtacctgtattttcttttttaaaagtacttaaaGATTTTTTATCGAATTAcggttgatttacactgttgtgttggtttcatcATCTGTATTTTCAAAGTTGAGCAAATACAGTGTTGCTATCTGCCCTTTTATTGCCCTGAACTCTCTCAGAACACTTCCTATACCAGAAAAGGCCGGTCATCACCATGGCTTCCCCCCGACCCCAAAAGTTTACAAAAAGTTTACAAAAGTTTTCAAGACGACACTTCGTTGTAGCTGTAGGTGGCAACAGATGTTAATGGCAGGGAGTCCAGATGTTTAAACAGGAATGGAAGTAAGAATCATCATTGCCTCAGGCACAAGGAACATTTTTTGGCCAGATTTTCTTAATTCCTCCTGTGGGCAGGGGGCCTTTCGGCTTTGGCTTTTAGCTCCTCCTCCTGTTTGTGTTTGAATGCCTTATCTTCCTCGTCCCATCTCCTTGGCTTGCTTCTTGGAATGCATCAGGGGCTGCTTCTTGCCACCTTTGAGGTCCCACATGGTGCCTGCCACCCCTTCCCCAGACCCTCCCACTGGAAgcaattttttttggctgcctggGGCCTTAGTTTCAGCCTGTGGAatctttggttgcagcatgtgaggtctattaatagttccctggccagggaacatTCATTGgttccaggccccctgcattgtgagcacggagtcttagccactagaccaccagggaagtccccatcaacATGGCTTTTTAAAGCTGCTGTAGCATTTCAGCATATAGGTGTCAATTTACTTAACCAGTTTCTGATAATCACATCTAACACCACGAGGGATGTTTTTATAcataattatttgttttctcaGGATTAGATTGTTTGGAGTAGGATCACAGGATCAAAAGATaacatgtatttttaagtttCCAGATAGACATGGCCAGGAAGGTAGTCTGTTGAACAGTTTAAAGGTCATGTACACATTAACTCATTGAATTCTCTCACAAGTCTGTAGGACAGATACTACACtcatctttaaaaagtctttatctatttattatttttgaccgccctgggtctctgttgctttgcatgagctttctctagttgcggcgatcCGGGGCTGCTCTTGGTTGccgtgctcaggcttctcactgaggtggttCTAGGCACGAGTGCTTcggcagttgcagctcctgggctccgtagcttgggctcagtaactggagcacgggctcagttgctccatagCACGTGGGAtgctcccagaccaggaatcaaaccctggccccagcactggcaggtggagtctcATCCGCTGCACCATCAGGGGAGTCCCTTTTTTTGTGATGGGATGTACAGTGAGTGGCAGGGCTAAGACTTGATCCAGGCAGATCAGCTCGTCCTCCTCCCTTCGGGGCCAGGCTGCTGGCCTTAGGAGCTGCCCTCCCTGGCAGCGTGGGGCCCATTTCAGGGACCATCTTGTCCTTGGTGAACCGTCACCTTTAGGCCACCTGCTCTGTGCAGGTCACGGTGGTTGAGCTTTTTGCCCTTGAGCACTTGTGGcgtttctcccctcctcctcgGCCCTTCCATTCGCCCCCCACGCCCCAGCCCTGGAGGCTTCCATCTCCCTCAGGAACCGTGCTTCTCTCTGCCTGCCTTTCTGTCCTCCACCTGCTCCCCACCTGCTTTTAAACATGCCCAGTCTTCTAGCATCCTCAAATGGAGTCTCCTTCCTATGCCAGTCCTCTGGGAAGGGTCCCCGATGTTCACGACCCccattttctcctctgtgtgcatgctgagtcacttcagtcatgtccgactctttgcaaccccatgaactgtagcccaccaggctcctctgtccatgggattctccaggcaagaatactggagtgggttgccatttcctcctccaggggatcttcccgacccagggatcgaaccctcgtctcctgcattggcaggcaggttctttaccactcatgccacctggaaagccctttctCCTCTCTACTCATTTCTGAATCCTCTGAATCCAACAGCCGGTCTCCCATGCCACCTGGTTTGACAGCTCTCCCAGGGGCTCCCCGCAGAAACCTGGGGGCTGTCCTCTCCACCCCCTCAGTGCTGGATCTGCTTGGTCAGAGCCCTgttcctcctcctgggcctgccCCAGGCTTTGTCCCCAGCTCAACTCCAGCCACCACTGCCTCACTGAGGACTCAGATGGGAGTCCGCCCCCCCATTCCCACCCGGGGTCCTGGAGCCTTCACCTGGCCCTGGCAGAACTCATCCTTCTGGGCACCTCTCCTCTGACTTGGCATTGTTATTTCCTCACCCTTGTCGCTCCTGTTTGAAACTTCAGAGTCACCCCTGAGTGCTTCCTGGCCCCCTGCCCCCTCGGGTCTCTGACctgttcttcctcctccccttcctccccacatCGGGCCCCTCCTGGTCTCTGACGTTTAACAACCACCAGCTGGACTCCTGGCACCCACCTCTCCCAGCGGGGCCCCTGCCCAAGGCGGTCACTTTTGTCAACTAGAGCTCAGCTCTGTCCCTCCCCGGCTCCAGAATCTCACTGGCACCTGGAATTAAGTTGCGAAGTCTCCTCGGTGTTCAGGGCTGCCCTTAGTGACTCGGCTGGCTGTGCCTGCTTCAGCGTTAGCCAGTTGGACAGCCTGCTGGTTCCCTGGGGTGTCCCAGGCAGGCCTGCACTGTACCCCAGTTCTGGATTCCTGGCCTTTGGAGGTTTCACTGTTAGTCCAGCAAAAACACCAGCAGGACTTGTCCTTTCTGTTCTGTCTTGGCCTCTGGAAGGCAGCAGTGTCCCATTCGCCAGGGAAGCAGAGTATGGGGCTCAAACAGCTGTTTATTGAgtacccactgtgtgccaggcacactgGGAGCTCTGCATGTGTCTGCCTCACTGAGTTCTCCCCACATCCCAAATGAGGTGGGTCATGCCcccttttttggccacactgcccagcacgtgggatcttagttccccaaccagggactgaacccatgctcccCACAGTGGAAACTTGCAgggggtcttaaccactagacccccAGGGACGTCCTGGGTACCCCCTTTTATAATCGAGGAGGCGAGGTCTGAAACCTTGCTCCCCAACCCGAGGTTCTACCCACAGCTTCGTCAGAACCAGAGTGGAGATGCCCCGGGGCCAGCGGCCTGGAGTCCACAGGGGCCCAGAGGCCGTGGGTGGCGGGTCTGCTGAGCCCCTTTCCTCCCCAGCTGGCCGGGACCTGATGAGCACGGAGGCCTTCCGGCGGGCGCGGCACGTGGTGGGCGAGATCCAGCGAACGGCCCAGGCGGCGGCCGCCCTGCGCCGCGGCGACTACAGAGCCTTCGGCCGCCTCATGGTGGAGAGTCACCACTCGCTCAGGTGAGGCCCCTGGGTGCCTGACACCCCGCAAGCACATGTGTTGCAGCTGGGGCCGGCTCCAGGCTCCGTATTCTCTCCGCAGAGACGACTATGAGGTGAGCTGCCCGGAGCTGGATCAGCTGGTGGAGGCCGCGCTCTCTGCTCCTGGGGTTTATGGCAGCCGCATGACAGGCGGTGGCTTCGGGGGCTGCACGGTGACCCTGCTGGAGGCCTCTGCCGCTCCTCGGGTGATGCAGCACATCCAGGTTGGCAGTGCTGGAgtcggggtggggagggcagggcggGGGAGCAGGAGAGATGGGCTCCCAGGGCAGCCCTGAGCTCAGACCCCCGTCCACTAACAGGAACAGTACCGTGGGACGGCCACCTTCTACCTCTCCCAGGCGGCTGATGGCGCCAAGGTGCTGCGCTTCTGAGGCCCTCGCAGGACAGCACATGGCGGGCCTCCCCTCCTGTCTGGGTGCTCAATAAACTTGTATCTCTGACTCTGACGCCCGCCTACCTCAAGAGGTGGATGTGTGCTGGGGCATCAGAAAAGGGGTGTGTGAGAACTGCTCCCTGCTCTGGACGGGGCCTAGAAACATGGTCAGGGCAGAGCCAAGCAGCAGCGAAATCCTTTATTATAGCAGAACAAAGCCAGGCCCTTGTCATGCTGGGTCCAGCTCTTTGGTTACAaaggggctggggcctggggcaggggggcAGCCAGAAGGGCCTTCTGGGACCTCTGCCCCCTCCACGCTGTCCAGAGGAcactgagcccctgtgctgtgGCCAGAGGCAGCGGCCTTGTGATCAGCATGCGGCTGGGGTGGGCCACCAGGGGTCCAAGGATGGAGTAGCTGAGGCAGCAcatggggagggggcggggcggggtgtgtgtgttgaggggggcGCTCAGGTCTGGAAGAACTGTTGGTCCACGTGGGTGCTGAGGGTCCCACTGGTGGTCAGAGTCCGGCTCACAAACTCCTGTGTCACATGCCGGGTGAGGGAGCCACTTGCTTCCAGATGCTGGGAGCCCAGGGTCAGTCCATCTGCAGGGGAAGAAGTGTTGAAGGACCCACCCCTGGGTCCTGactgccccccccaccccttcctctgtTAGCTCTGTGTTTCCTGGGGAGAGCCAGGAGCCCCCACCAGGCAACTCACCCAGTAGGAAGGGTTCAGTGGTGCTGGAGTGGGTGGTGATGCTGCTGTATTCCCCTGACGCTGGGTGCTGGAAGAGCCCCAAGTGGCCGCCCAGCTGTGGAAAGGGTCCTGgagagggtgggtgggggcaCAGTTAGAGGATGGTGCCAGGAGAAGGCGTGGCCAGAGAAGGGGtagggctggggaaggggcaaAGAAGCCTGCCTCCATCCTGGGACTCGATGGTGATGATTCCCTCTCGCTCCGGCCCGAAGCCTTGGGTGGTCTTGGCCTGCACCTTGAACTTGTAGGGCACGTTCTCGCTGAGGCCAGGCACGGTCAGCCGGCTCTCAGGGCTGTCGCCGTCAACCAGGAACGTAGTGGCTGGCTCTGTGCAGGAAAGATGCCTTTCAGCCTCTGCGGCTCCCTCTCTACCCCTCCCCCTCCGCCCCCCAACCCGGGGCAGGCAGGACCTCCTCCGTGGGCCATCTCACACGTCACCAGGTAGCCCAGAATGTCGCCATCCGGCCTGCGGGGCCGCTCCCAGCTCAGCTGCAGCGAGTCGGGGCTCAGGGCAGTGAACACCAGCGGGCCCGGGGCGCTGGGCGTGCTCAAAGTGAAGGCGGAGCctgggggcagcagaggaagTTTGTCAGGGGACAGGTGGGTATCTGAGGGCCAGGTGGGGGcacctgtgggggtgggggtggcaacTCACCTGGCAGGGGGCAGAGCGGGCTCTGCGGGTGCACCTGTGACTCAATGGTGATGACACCCTCACGCTCCGGGCCCCAGCCCTCCTGGCTCTGGGCCCGCACACGGAACACGTAGGAGTGGTTGGGCAGGAGGTCCTCTACCACCACCGAGGTCTGGCTGGGGTTGGGGATGTTGAGGCGATACAGCTCACCTGGGTGGGGGACGGAGGCAGACCATGGAGCAGCCTCATTCCTCATCCCTAGCCCCTGGCCTGATCTCGCCCCTCCCCTAGGCCGCAGCCCAGACCTGGTCCTAGCCCAGACAGGACCAGCTGTGGTTGGGGTGCAGGTCGGGGCGGCCTTGTGTGGTGTGGCTGGTGGTTCAGGCTGTGCACCATACAAGGAGTGAGTGGAGTCTGAAATCCCATCTGTGTATGATGGCTGTTTATGGGCCCAGGTCATGCCTGCTCAGAGAAGGGCCACTTCTCATAGCCCAGCAGAGAGACCCTGGGTCCCTAAGCAAAACCTCGCAGGGGAAGTGATCAGGAGAGAGGCCCAGGGAGATGGGTGAGGACGCAGTGGAAGAGGGGATGCAGTGAAGGGGACACTGGGGGACTCAGAAGGGAAAGGCCCTCTCAGAGAGGCAGGGGGTGGCAGCGGGGGACATCAGTGGTCAAGCGGCTCGGCTGGGTTCCGGACAGCCCGAGTCCCTGTATGTCAGCCCACCAGCAGCCAGGCCTCACCGCCGTTCAGCAGCTGGTACTCCACACTGTAGCCCTGCAGCGCACGCTCACACTGCGGCTCCTGCCAGCTCACTTTCAGAGACGTGGGTCCAAGGGCGGAGAACACCAGGCGGGTGGGTGTGTTGGGCACACCCGCAGCCAAGCGGGAGCCTGCAGACAGGGGGCGCCTCAGTCAGCCCGCGGCGGGGTTATCTGGGCAGTAGTCCCTGGTTCTCAGCTGCACCTCCCTGACTGCTGGTCGGGCAGCCCACTCGGCCCTGCAGCACCCTCTCTAGGCCGCCCGGCGCCTCCCCACCGCACTCAGGGTGAGTGCGGGGTCTGCTTGAGTACCCGGCCCCCCACCCTCCTCAGCTGGCCCCAGCCCAGCACCCCGGGAGGACAGGCCGCTTTAGGCACCAGCGTGGATGTGGATGGAATGGAGGGTGCGAAGGCGCGGGCAGTGCtgatggtggatggatggtgaCATGGAGCGGGACGGCCATGGAGACGCAGGACTGCCACCTCTGTACTACCTGGGCCCCAAGAGGGCGCTGCTGGCTGCCCAGCCAGGATTATAGAGTCTCTCAAGTCCCCGGAGCGGGGGGCTCCCTTCATCTGAGCCCGACTCCGGGACCCCAGGGCCCAGGACAGCGGAAGCCTGCTCCTCCCGTGTTCCCAGATGGGAGGGAGGCCTAGGGCAGGACAAAACACAAGT
Proteins encoded in this window:
- the GALK1 gene encoding galactokinase translates to MAASEQPQAGELLAKARRAFLEEFGAEPELAVSAPGRVNLIGEHTDYNRGLVLPMALELVTVLVGSPRVDGLVSLLTTSEDADEPRRLQFPLPTSQRPLEPGTPHWANYVKGVIQHYPAAPLPGFSAVVVSSVPLGGGLSSSASLEVATYTFLQQLCPDSGTIAARAQVCQRAEHSFAGVPCGIMDQLIALLGQRGHALLIDCRSLETSLVPLSDPKLAVLITNSNVRHSLGSSEYPLRRRQCEEVARALGKESLREVQLEELEAGRDLMSTEAFRRARHVVGEIQRTAQAAAALRRGDYRAFGRLMVESHHSLRDDYEVSCPELDQLVEAALSAPGVYGSRMTGGGFGGCTVTLLEASAAPRVMQHIQEQYRGTATFYLSQAADGAKVLRF